The Myxococcales bacterium DNA window TCCTTGAGCCCGCGGCGGACCATCTTCGCAAAGCGGCCAAATATGCGGATAATGCGACGTTGAAAAAATATCTACTCAGCCGCGCAGATTCGTTTTTGTCGAACGATTACTACCAAAGCGATGTCGATTGGGTCCGTATGAAAGATCACGATATCGAGGTCGTGATAGGGCCGTACGAGGTCTATGAAGATTCCCTTTTCGGATACAAGGCCGCCTTTGAGGCCTTTGTAACGCGCGTTGATCCCAAGGAGAGCGAGAGGCTTGCCAAGGTCGTTGCCTATATGGGCGACCTCGAAAAAAATCTTCCAATCGACGACAGGTACAAGGGGCTAGGGCGTAATCTCGAATCGCCGATAATCGTCGCTCAGGAGATATACACCGCTGGCGATACAAGAGCCGGCGTGCAGACCCTCGCCTTCAACCTCCCCAACGATGAACGCGTCCGTAAGGAGGAGGGGAGCAAAAAGGTGATGCTTAAGAACGTCCAGACGGCGAAATTCAACAAGGTTCTGATCCCTATTGCTAAAAAAGTTCTCGATCCGAAGGATGTGGCAAATGTCGATTACGAGGCGTTCTTTGCGCATACGCTACTCCACGAAGTTTCCCACGGAATAGGGCCCGGGGAGATTGTAAAAAATGGAAGAAAGACAACCGTCAATAAGGAGCTCAAGGAGCTATACTCGGTAATAGAGGAGGCCAAGGCTGATGTCCTTGGTGCCTATAACAACGTCTATCTCACGAAGAAGGGGCTCTACGAGAAAAACTTCATCGATGTGATATGGCCCACCTATCTAGCCGGGATGTTTCGCTCGGTCCGCTTCGGAATAAACGAGGCGCATGGCGGGGCCAACGCCATTCAGTTCAGCTATCTATTGGACAAGGGGGCCGTGAAGTATAATGAGAAGACTGGGCTCTTTTCTATCGACGAAACGAAGATAGATTCGGCGGTGAGGTCTCTGGCCTCAGAACTTCTCATGATCGAGGCCAGGGGTGACTACGAGTCGGCCAAAAAATTCGTAGCCAAGTACAGGAAGATGCCCGAGTCCATGAAGAATGCGATATCCAGGCTTGATTCTGTGCCGGTAGATATAAAGCCTACCTACGCTATCAAGTAGGTTTGATGTGAGGCTCCTGGTGGGAGAGACCTTCACCCGAATTTACAGGCGATCTGTTACACTAACTTATTCCACGTCAGCTTTTGCCGATGACAGAGAGTAGATATCAGAGGGCTGCCCGCGCCAAAGGAAAGGAAGTCTGGTACGGCGACCTTGCTAGTAACGGCATCTTATGATTTGCTGATGGGTATAGTTAAATTTTTATCGCCGGGGTGGATCCTGGCGGGCTCTGCTTTTTCGGAGCGTTGAGCATGATGGCTATTCCCGATCCGACTATTATGCAGGCTCCGGCAATGGATATTGCATCCGGAATTTCAGAAAATATCAGCAATCCTGCGATGTACGATCCGATCACGAATGTGTAGTTAAAGGGCGCTATGGTCGCCGCTTGTCCGAGTTTGTAGGCCTTCGTCAGAAATATCTGGGCCAGGGATATCATTAATCCGATGAATCCTAGCAGTGCCCATTCAATCGGTGTGGGCGGGACATATGTCGCTATTGCCATCGGAGCGCTGGCGATGGCTGTAAAAATTGTGAAATAAAGCGCGATTACCCACGATGAA harbors:
- a CDS encoding peptidase, producing MNRFALVAVAAVFIFGAAASASTGMEDLMTVKTQLDKFSPVTIKVDSKLLDARQKKMVKELVAAADYIDKIFLMQVYENNYEIKKKLEASKGKKSALLEYFKINYGPFDRLDHDKPFVEGVGFKPLGANFYPSDMTKDEFEKWLKKHPKDRPAFESNFTVIKRDDKRLIAVPYSVEYKDFLEPAADHLRKAAKYADNATLKKYLLSRADSFLSNDYYQSDVDWVRMKDHDIEVVIGPYEVYEDSLFGYKAAFEAFVTRVDPKESERLAKVVAYMGDLEKNLPIDDRYKGLGRNLESPIIVAQEIYTAGDTRAGVQTLAFNLPNDERVRKEEGSKKVMLKNVQTAKFNKVLIPIAKKVLDPKDVANVDYEAFFAHTLLHEVSHGIGPGEIVKNGRKTTVNKELKELYSVIEEAKADVLGAYNNVYLTKKGLYEKNFIDVIWPTYLAGMFRSVRFGINEAHGGANAIQFSYLLDKGAVKYNEKTGLFSIDETKIDSAVRSLASELLMIEARGDYESAKKFVAKYRKMPESMKNAISRLDSVPVDIKPTYAIK